A segment of the Ipomoea triloba cultivar NCNSP0323 chromosome 1, ASM357664v1 genome:
GAACCCGAGAAAACCACCTTTCTTGACCTTGTCAACGATCTTGTTGCGCTCCTTGATGCTCTGAGCATAAAAAAGGTCAGATATTTTCAACACATTCAACTCAAGTCTTCTATCTTTCCAATACAATCTGAAAATGAGTTCGTTTTCATATCTGCAtttgttgtatatatgaatttgCATCGATTGTGTTACTCTTTCCGTATTGTAAAAAAGATGGGATACACTTTGCTCCTTAATTGGATCGATACAGAACACATATCCGCTCCTTAATTGGATCGATACAGAACAAATAAGGATCTAAAGTGTCTCTTAAAAAGATTGGATACAATTTTGCCTCCACTAAAGCTCGAACCCATTCCCTTGTTCACCGGGTGTCACTacaccacaaagtctttggcaaaAGATTGGATAAAGTATGTAATAAAATTCTTTACTATGAAAATTTTACCTATTCTAGTTTAAAAACTTTCAAATATGAGggtaaaaaagtaatttttccTATCTTCTCTCGATATAGTTTgattaataacaataacaataataataataataataataataataataataatggaaatggatcaaaatttgtatttttgacgaagcaattatatcatcaaattttaaaaagatcaaATTAAGTATCATAACTATTCATTTTGATACATTAAGGCCTATCCTTTATTATGGCCGCTTTATTCTGTCTCCACTTATGAAAGGTCAAGCCGACACAATAGGCATTGTGATGCGAAGAGCTTTGCTTGGGGAAATAGAAGGAACATGTATCACACGTGTAAAATCTGATAAAGCCCCGCATGAATATCCTACCATAGCGGGTATTCAAGAATCGGTACATGAGattttaatgaatttgaaaGAAATTGAATTGAGAAGTAATCTATATGGAACTTGTGACGTGTCTATTTGTGTCAAGGGTCCTGGATACTGTTACtgaatatacggagtatataatatatgtgtgtatgtaacTATGTATTTGCCAGGTGTTTGTGATTGGCAAGGATTTTGGAGTTTTTGTTCTGTCATACTTTTGCCTTCTCCATGAGGAGAGGGTCTCTGGGTTTGTTACACTGGGCATGCCACTGGCAGCTGGGACTGGTATTGCACAAAACATCAATCTGCCAGAAGGCTTCTATGTTTCAAGATGGAAGGTATGTTGTTTGCTCTTTCCTATAACAAGAATCATACACAATTAACTCATCAGTTTGCAGTTGTTGGGCTGTTAATGCTACGACCGGCTCTTGTGTTAGTCATATTAAAGAGTTATGGGGGAAACCGTAGCGAAGTTGGTCAGCTGTTGGCTTGGTAACTACAAGTTTCCAAGTTCGACTCTCAGTGAGAGCGGCCTatggccttcttagtttgagccaaGCACCCTTGGCTAGTTTACTTCCTTATGGTCCTTTGCTGGCTAAGGTCATAAGGTGGGCTTACCCAGTGTACACCCTCGGATAGTCACTGCAGGAaagaaaaaatcatatatagttGAGGCATATATGGCTCAAACTCATAGTAGTGATTCGCTTTGCAGGAGCCTGGGCGAGCTGAAGCTGATTTTGGTCGCTTTGATGCTAAAACAGTTGTGAAGAATGTGTACATCCTTTTCTCCAGGAGTGAATTACCCATAGCTCATGAAAACCAAGAGATCATGGACATTGTGGAACCATCCACTCCTCTACCCCCTTGGTTCACTGAAGTAGACTTGGAAACCTATGGTGCTTTGTATGAGAAGTCTGGATTCAGAACTGCACTGAAGGTTCCTTACAGGTAATAGGATACTTCATTTGGTTTTTCCTTGGAAAAGCGGCATATCTGGTCCCCGAGTTATACTACATATATAAACTCAGTCCCATCCGTGTCTGTTTTTGGTCTGTCAATTATTCTCGAGTTGATCCTTTAAATTTGgacaaaaagtatatttaaaaaatgctTAAATGGCATGGGTGAATATGGAAGCTTTATTTCATCTCATCACCCGCCCTTATATTTTCGTAGTATTTCAGTGAATTTATTTGACAAACTTTGAGTTCTAACATGATGGGGTAAACAAAGGCCATAATCCTCCAATATAGGAActcaaaatttgtcaaataaatacatataaggGAAAAAAGAGGAAATTAAATTTCCATGTTTATCCTTGCCATTtaagttttgtttgtttttttttttttaattaaatttttgacCAAATCTAATGAAATATTAATGATAATGACCAATTTGTCATTTTGGGAATGATTGGGGACCAAGAAATCAAGAATAGACATGGTGAATGGGTAAATCTATACAGGATATAACTCAAGTATCATGAACCaaatatgtcattttccctGCCTTCTCCTATAAAAGGGTTAGCAGCCTTTCATAGTCAACCATGGGTAATTAAACTAGTTAGACTTTCTTTTTGGTACCTTTAAAGGAAATAAGATTAAATCCGAGACTTCTTACATAAAGTCatatgccactagactacaagccTGTTGGTTGAACCGACTATAGACTAACAGACCTTGCTAATTTGACTtgtttgcatatatataatgtgttgAATATCTTTCTCTTATAGGACATTTGGTGAGCAAATTGACCTTCCTGCTGACCCCAAAGTTGAAGTCCCAGGGCTGTTTATCATGGGGGAGAAGGATTATGCCCTAAAAGTTCCAGGCATGGAAGAGTACACAAGGAGTGGAATGTTGAAAGCTGTTGTGCCCAAATTGGAGACAGTGTTTATTGCCCAAGGAAGCCATTTTGTTCAAGAGCAGTTGGCTGATGAGGTCAATCAGCTTATCCTCAGCTTCGTCACTGCTCATTCCTCAGCTTAATATTGAATGCTTTTGAGATTACAAAAGTTAATATTGTCGAGCATgatgtataataaaaataataaatgtgtaagTCCGACTAAAGTCGGACTATCGGATTAAACTTTTAGTTTAAATGGAATATATCTTTTTTAAGTAATAAGAGTCcatcattgactattaaaatcaGAAGTTATGGTGCGCAGCTATCAATTTCCTAGTGATTTTCGTTCTTTCTGTGTTTAATTCAGTCAACCTTCActacagaatttttttttttttttttttNNNNNNNNNNNNNNNNNNNNNNNNNNNNNNNNNNNNNNNNNNNNNNNNNNNNNNNNNNNNNNNNNNNNNNNNNNNNNNNNNNNNNNNNNNNNNNNNNNNNNNNNNNNNNNNNNNNNNNNNNNNNNNNNNNNNNNNNNNNNNNNNNNNNNNNNNNNNNNNNNNNNNNNNNNNNNNNNNNNNNNNNNNNNNNNNNNNNNNNNNNNNNNNNNNNNNNNNNNNNNNNNNNNNNNNNNNNNNNNNNNNNNNNNNNNNNNNNNNNNNNNNNNNNNNNNNNNNNNNNNNNNNNNNNNNNNNNNNNNNNNNNNNNNNNNNNNNNNNNNNNNNNNNNNNNNNNNNNNNNNNNNNNNNNNNNNNNNNNNNNNNNNNNNNNNNNNNNNNNNNNNNNNNNNNNNNNNNNNNNNNNNNNNNNNNNNNNNNNNNNNNNNNNNNNNNNNNNNNNNNNNNNNNNNNNNNNNNNNNNNNNNNNNNNNNNNNNNNNNNNNNNNNNNNNNNNNNNNNNNNNNNNNNNNNNNNNNNNNNNNNNNNNNNNNNNNNNNNNNNNNNNNNNNNNNNNNNNNNNNNNNNNNNNNNNNNNNNNNNNNNNNNNNNNNNNNNNNNNNNNNNNNNNNNNNNNNNNNNNNNNNNNNNNNNNNNNNNNNNNNNNNNNNNNNNNNNNNNNNNNNNNNNNNNNNNNNNNNNNNNNNNNNNNNNNNNNNNNNNNNNNNNNNNNNNNNNNNNNNNNNNNNNNNNNNNNNNNNNNNNNNNNNNNNNNNNNNNNNNNNNNNNNNNNNNNNNNNNNNNNNNNNNNNNNNNNNNNNNNNNNNNNNNNNNNNNNNNNNNNNNNNNNNNNNNNNNNNNNNNNNNNNNNNNNNNNNNNNNNNNNNNNNNNNNNNNNNNNNNNNNNNNNNNNNNNNNNNNNNNNNNNNNNNNNNNNCCTTTATTATGGCCGCTTTATTCTGTCTCCACTTATGAAAGGTCAAGCCGACACAATAGGCATTGTGATGCGAAGAGCTTTGCTTGGGGAAATAGAAGGAACATGTATCACACGTGTAAAATCTGATAAAGCCCCGCATGAATATCCTACCATAGCGGGTATTCAAGAATCGGTACATGAGattttaatgaatttgaaaGAAATTGAATTGAGAAGTAATCTATATGGAACTTGTGACGTGTCTATTTGTGTCAAGGGTCCTGGATACTGTTACtgaatatacggagtatataatatatgtgtgtatgtaacTATGTATTTGCCAGGTGTTTGTGATTGGCAAGGATTTTGGAGTTTTTGTTCTGTCATACTTTTGCCTTCTCCATGAGGAGAGGGTCTCTGGGTTTGTTACACTGGGCATGCCACTGGCAGCTGGGACTGGTATTGCACAAAACATCAATCTGCCAGAAGGCTTCTATGTTTCAAGATGGAAGGTATGTTGTTTGCTCTTTCCTATAACAAGAATCATACACAATTAACTCATCAGTTTGCAGTTGTTGGGCTGTTAATGCTACGACCGGCTCTTGTGTTAGTCATATTAAAGAGTTATGGGGGAAACCGTAGCGAAGTTGGTCAGCTGTTGGCTTGGTAACTACAAGTTTCCAAGTTCGACTCTCAGTGAGAGCGGCCTatggccttcttagtttgagccaaGCACCCTTGGCTAGTTTACTTCCTTATGGTCCTTTGCTGGCTAAGGTCATAAGGTGGGCTTACCCAGTGTACACCCTCGGATAGTCACTGCAGGAaagaaaaaatcatatatagttGAGGCATATATGGCTCAAACTCATAGTAGTGATTCGCTTTGCAGGAGCCTGGGCGAGCTGAAGCTGATTTTGGTCGCTTTGATGCTAAAACAGTTGTGAAGAATGTGTACATCCTTTTCTCCAGGAGTGAATTACCCATAGCTCATGAAAACCAAGAGATCATGGACATTGTGGAACCATCCACTCCTCTACCCCCTTGGTTCACTGAAGTAGACTTGGAAACCTATGGTGCTTTGTATGAGAAGTCTGGATTCAGAACTGCACTGAAGGTTCCTTACAGGTAATAGGATACTTCATTTGGTTTTTCCTTGGAAAAGCGGCATATCTGGTCCCCGAGTTATACTACATATATAAACTCAGTCCCATCCGTGTCTGTTTTTGGTCTGTCAATTATTCTCGAGTTGATCCTTTAAATTTGgacaaaaagtatatttaaaaaatgctTAAATGGCATGGGTGAATATGGAAGCTTTATTTCATCTCATCACCCGCCCTTATATTTTCGTAGTATTTCAGTGAATTTATTTGACAAACTTTGAGTTCTAACATGATGGGGTAAACAAAGGCCATAATCCTCCAATATAGGAActcaaaatttgtcaaataaatacatataaggGAAAAAAGAGGAAATTAAATTTCCATGTTTATCCTTGCCATTtaagttttgtttgtttttttttttttaattaaatttttgacCAAATCTAATGAAATATTAATGATAATGACCAATTTGTCATTTTGGGAATGATTGGGGACCAAGAAATCAAGAATAGACATGGTGAATGGGTAAATCTATACAGGATATAACTCAAGTATCATGAACCaaatatgtcattttccctGCCTTCTCCTATAAAAGGGTTAGCAGCCTTTCATAGTCAACCATGGGTAATTAAACTAGTTAGACTTTCTTTTTGGTACCTTTAAAGGAAATAAGATTAAATCCGAGACTTCTTACATAAAGTCatatgccactagactacaagccTGTTGGTTGAACCGACTATAGACTAACAGACCTTGCTAATTTGACTtgtttgcatatatataatgtgttgAATATCTTTCTCTTATAGGACATTTGGTGAGCAAATTGACCTTCCTGCTGACCCCAAAGTTGAAGTCCCAGGGCTGTTTATCATGGGGGAGAAGGATTATGCCCTAAAAGTTCCAGGCATGGAAGAGTACACAAGGAGTGGAATGTTGAAAGCTGTTGTGCCCAAATTGGAGACAGTGTTTATTGCCCAAGGAAGCCATTTTGTTCAAGAGCAGTTGGCTGATGAGGTCAATCAGCTTATCCTCAGCTTCGTCACTGCTCATTCCTCAGCTTAATATTGAATGCTTTTGAGATTACAAAAGTTAATATTGTCGAGCATgatgtataataaaaataataaatgtgtaagTCCGACTAAAGTCGGACTATCGGATTAAACTTTTAGTTTAAATGGAATATATCTTTTTTAAGTAATAAGAGTCcatcattgactattaaaatcaGAAGTTATGGTGCGCAGCTATCAATTTCCTAGTGATTTTCGTTCTTTCTGTGTTTAATTCAGTCAACCTTCActacagaattttttttttttttttttttggaaatagcAAATTTTGCCCTTTATGTTAGGGATGATAATTTCAATTCGCTCCGCGGTTATCTATTTGAATCCAATTTGCATGGATCGAGTTTTTTGGTTTATAGTGGGTAATGGATCATGATGAGtcttacaaaaattaaatgtgGCGGGTTGGGTTGGATGTGAATTTTGTATACAAAACTCACCTAAAACTCCACCTTACCTACCATGTGTGTGTATTGTAAATTTCCCTAGAATTCCATGCTATATTACTATTTTATCcttcttgttattattatacaaggacattttagtctttatttacttctttcttttcaaatttggcAAAAtcttgtgtgagacgggtcgggtcgggtcaatgtgcaaatgtgatacttatacgcacaaatgtcatacttatattaTATCctcaaatttaatactaattataaataaaaaatttgttacttataatgacaaatgtaatacttttacattttgatttaaaagtgaacattacttattatggaaactgtaatacttttgatggaaaatataatacttttacatcaaaatgcaaaattattactatacattatttttcttcaaaagtgtTACATGTTGCTTTATAAGTgaccaaaattttattcctaattagtattacatgtgagcatataagtatgacatttgcatattgattcGACCCGTCCCGACccccgtgagatggtctcataCATGTGTGacctttcaaattttaatcattCTATTCACGCGAGATGGTCTCATACGTGTGTGacctttcaaattttaatcattCTATTCATgcataccaaacaatgtaatttaaatttccaccttttcttcttctttttttttttttacaaatttttttttttgaatactactaactctattagaatggtcccgtataaagggaaaggtttgatgccactagatcaTAATATTTCCtcattccaaccaaacaccctcttAAATGTTACAAACAGTGTTTGAATGGGGCAACTAGTTTTGATCATGAATGAGCAAATACAACCCTaaaatatcataattatattactagaTCCCTTAAATCAAAGATTATAAGCATTTTGACAATAATTTGTAGTATAAATAAGTATAGTATTCCTAACTCTTCAATTTATCTATTTCTTAGCTCTAACTtcaactacaacttttatttatttagctttttgtctttttcttgtGTAATATTTAACAAACTACCCATGAAACTAAActctactaaaaaaaattatgtgtcattttatatatttcttgacTTTTAAACTAATCACGCACAAGGTTTAACAAACGTAAAGTCCTTTTaggccaattttttttttttttttgaaaaaatatatcataagTGATAATCAAATACATCtatctatatttttataataaaataagatttCATATGAGTATAATTATTATCTATTTCAACATTTAATTGGTTtacacaaaataattattatcttatttaattgatattaggATTTGTATGATTGgggatagaattgtattacaaatagaatTCATATTGAAGTCTTTATCACTTGACTATACAATGTCTATACGGTACTAATTCTAATaattatcattttgaaaaaaaagaggttaataataatttataataaataatgtctTATGTTAAAATCGATTAAAACACTTGCGTGAGATGCATTTCAAATATGTAGACAGTAAAACACATAAACAATTATCCAACTCTCGTATACTTTTGTAGAATGTAACAGAGACTAAATATATGGCATTAGCtgcaaaccaaaccaaaccaataGATATTTTGAGTTTACaatcaatgttgcaaaaatcgcgcctaggcgctaggcagtGGTTGACCGCCTAAAATTTTTAAGCGGttggccgcctaggcgccgattaggTTGTTGCGGACTAGGCGGTTGTCTAGGCCGTCTATTAGTTATTTTTTCATGCTTTTTAAAATTGGTTATTTTGCTTAAATTGATACCATTTTTAGTGatataatcctaaattgttcaaatcaatcacaaacctaaaaaatgtaataaaaattttcaaaattaggttctctaatattaatattttgtgagTTGTAACTTTGTCttgtgttttgattctttaaatctttatacaatttacaattctagatgtttttatgttaatatttaatattttagtactaactattaaagtattaggGTTTGACTGCCAATGACGCGTGTAGCTGCAACCACGAAGTTCACGAAGACAATGATCATATCTTCAGAAGATGCATGGACGCATCCAACATTTGGAAAAACTTCCTGCCTAGGCACGAAAGAATTCGCCTCGAGAGACTTGACTTCACAACTTGGCTCTCAACTAACCTCGATGGTAAGGTTACGTTGTATCCAGGACCAAGAGAAATTGGAGCACCAGCCACGTGATCACTTTGTGGTGGCTGTGGAAGTGGAGAAATGAAGTTGCCTTTGAAGGTGCTACCAGGGACCTCAAATTCAAAATTGACTGGATTGGAGGACAAGATAGGGACGTTTGTAGAGCTTTTGCTAGAAACGATCCCCCAGGAAGCCTTCATGAGAAGTATTCTGAAAAAATAGCTCAAATGGCAGGCACAAactcatgcatatgtaattctCAATGTAGACGGCTGTTTTAGAGGTGAGCACTGCCCtgcagggggggggggggggaaatcCTNNNNNNNNNNNNNNNNNNNNNNNNNNNNNNNNNNNNNNNNNNNNNNNNNNNNNNNNNNNNNNNNNNNNNNNNNNNNNNNNNNNNNNNNNNNNNNNNNNNNNNNNNNNNNNNNNNNNNNNNNNNNNNNNNNNNNNNNNNNNNNNNNNNNNNNNNNNNNNNNNNNNNNNNNNNNNNNNNNNNNNNNNNNNNNNNNNNNNNNNNNNNNNNNNNNNNNNNNNNNNNNNNNNNNNNNNNNNNNNNNNNNNNNNNNNNNNNNNNNNNNNNNNNNNNNNNNNNNNNNNNNNNNNNNNNNNNNNNNNNNNNNNNNNNNNNNNNNNNNNNNNNNNNNNNNNNNNNNNNNNNNNNNNNNNNNNNNNNNNNNNNNNNNNNNNNNNNNNNNNNNNNNNNNNNNNNNNNNNNNNNNNNNNNNNNNNNNNNNNNNNNNNNNNNNNNggggggggggggggggggggggggggggggggggggggggcaatcCTATGAAACAAGGATGGTTGTTGGATCAAAGGTTGTGCCTTCACGTTTCGTGCTACTAGCCCGCTTGATTCCGAATTCACCGCCCTTCTCATGAGTGTTCAGTGGGCTGCTACAAAGGGATTCAATAGTGTTGAAATACAAAGTGACTGTAAGGAGATGGTCGTGACCCTCACTAAGGATACTGGGAGCTACGTTCAGAGAAGTAACTTGTGTAGGCAGTGTATTTCGATGCTTAGAAGTAATGGTCATATGGCCTTGGTGCACATCTTTCGTGAACAGAACTTTGTTGCGGATTTTTTGGCCTCCTTGGCTTTGGATTGCAGGGCGGATAGACTGCTTTTTGCTTCTCCCTTGATTGGTTGCGAGATCCTAGTCCGTAATGACAAAATAGGGGCCGCATTTACGCGCCTCATCTTTGAGATGCATAGGCTAATTCCTTTCAATTTTTTGATGTCTATCATCATTGGGTATTCCCCcctgtatgaaaaaaaaaaactattaaagtattaaatagtttataattgtcaactttttttttaaagcaaccATGGACTTACAGAAGGGATTTCATAACCTTAACCACCTACCATACTTATTTATAcgaattaactcattttaagTAACTTTTCAAAACGAtcgatttttttaataaaaacttTTCGCATGAAAGAATAAATATCAATCgtcattaatatttaattaatttttaaataattactaattattttgTTGTCATTTAATGAATTGAATCTGAAAGATGTAttgaatttcaatattattttgttaaaaaataaaatttatctaattattgaacccttttattatatttttatttttatctttttattggATGAACCCAACAAGGGAATTAATTAAACCACAAAAAAtaacatcaatatatatataaagaaaataaaaaggagTTATAACCAAAATTCTTTCCCTTATCCACATAGATAAATACACTAACCTTACGTATTCAAAAGGGAGAAAATTCTTATTTTcgcgtatatatatacacacatcatTGAAGCACGTATGTGTGTAGcgttctagagagagaaagattcAAAGGGCaaagggggagagagagagggtacAAAATTGACTTTTCACTCCCTCTGGATCTAGGGTTTCCTCTTCGTGTGACTCAACTGCATCatcatcaaaatagaaaaacaGTTCATCAAACCCTAAATCTAATACTTCGATTTTTCACTCCAGAAGGTTTTTCCGTCTTCGAGGTCGTCACCGTAAGGAATACAATCTATCACCACCGTCATCGGAAAATTCTATTTTCCATAAAAACCTTAATTTTCCGATCTGTCTATTTTTGTTTGTATCAGCAATTGGATAAATCTTGAGAAAACCGGACCGTCGATATTCGAATTTCAAAAACGTGAACGATGAGAGGATCCGATTGCTGGTTTTtcgatttttgatttttttaaggggaagaaattttttttttttccaacgaTGATGAGAAATTGAAAGTGAAAAGCCGAATCCGATTCttatttttgattagtattactattgttattattgtttttggaaTATACAAAAATGTATAAATCTATGGAGATGGTGAGGGTGTATGAAGGTGAGACACTTCTGGGAGAAGTGGAATTGTATCCTCAGAACGGTGTCGTTTGGGGTGGGAAGGAAATTCGAGTCTCTCACTATTCGCAACCCAGTGAGAGGTGTCCACCACTTGCAGTGCTTCACACTAttacttcttcttctccttctgggCTTAGCTTCAAATTGGAATCCAAATCTCCAAAGACACAGACACAGGACTACTCGCCGCTCTATGTTTTGCACTCCACCTGTCTCAGAGAAAACAAGGTATATCATCACAGTTGCTGAAATTCTGAAAGTGAATATAAGAAATTGGAAATTAAGAGCTGAAAATTTTCATCTCTGAACTCTACCACACAAGCTTAAGATGAAAAAGTAAAaccctaatttaatttaattgatctTAATTCTCTCATTTATCTTGATTTACTTAAAACCTTATGCTTAACACAAAATTAGGGtctaagaaaaaagaaaaagaagataaaattatattccTGAATCAAAATATTGATTTATTAATGTTAATGTTCTGAATTTGGGAAATTAATGGACACATTTGCAGAGGATGTTGAACCCTAATTTCTGAACAGAGAATTGTGAACTGGATTCCGGACAAATTTGAACAATTATGAAGTAAATTTTAAGTACATAGAAGTGGACACCTGTATGAATTATACATTGAACCTTTGCAGGCTTGTTTC
Coding sequences within it:
- the LOC115995934 gene encoding uncharacterized protein LOC115995934 gives rise to the protein CQVFVIGKDFGVFVLSYFCLLHEERVSGFVTLGMPLAAGTGIAQNINLPEGFYVSRWKEPGRAEADFGRFDAKTVVKNVYILFSRSELPIAHENQEIMDIVEPSTPLPPWFTEVDLETYGALYEKSGFRTALKVPYRTFGEQIDLPADPKVEVPGLFIMGEKDYALKVPGMEEYTRSGMLKAVVPKLETVFIAQGSHFVQEQLADEVNQLILSFVTAHSSA
- the LOC116016451 gene encoding uncharacterized protein LOC116016451, encoding MDQIEHKFIEVNGLKIHVAEVGSGSGPAVVFLHGFPEIWYSWRHQMIAVAKAGFRAIAIDYRGYGLSDQPPEPEKTTFLDLVNDLVALLDALSIKKVFVIGKDFGVFVLSYFCLLHEERVSGFVTLGMPLAAGTGIAQNINLPEGFYVSRWKEPGRAEADFGRFDAKTVVKNVYILFSRSELPIAHENQEIMDIVEPSTPLPPWFTEVDLETYGALYEKSGFRTALKVPYRTFGEQIDLPADPKVEVPGLFIMGEKDYALKVPGMEEYTRSGMLKAVVPKLETVFIAQGSHFVQEQLADEVNQLILSFVTAHSSA